In Lycium ferocissimum isolate CSIRO_LF1 chromosome 3, AGI_CSIRO_Lferr_CH_V1, whole genome shotgun sequence, the genomic window TTGAACCAATTATAAACGACTggcttaaaattttcttttgtagaTAAAATTTGACGTGGCTTTATCTTATTGGAAAGCCACTTTATTCCCCATCCAAAATGGACAAAATTGTTCAATCCAAAAACAGACTGTTCTGAGACCAGAATCAAATGCCACATACATATATTGCTCAAGTTATTGTCACCATTCCCAAATGgaatttcattaataataaaaaaaaagttgcatGCAAAAAATATACTAACTGAATAGGAAGAGTAGCGATTCATCTGCTATCtctttccaaaatatttatctaTGGCTCCAACTCTTACTTCAAACTCATTTCTACTtacaaccccaccccacccaagATTAtcattcaagaattcaagattcaCTGTGTTTGCAAAGAAATCTGGACAATTCCCATCTTTTCGTTTTGGCAAATCATCAGCTGATGAGTCTTCTAATgaggaaaatcaagaaactacaAGCAGTTCTGACAACCCCTTCAAGTTTGATTTTGGTAATGTTTTGAATTGTGTGATCATCTCATCTAATATTTGATCTCCCTTCAGCTTGGATTTTGGTCATGTTGAACTATGTGACCATTTCATCTGAATTTACTTAGTTATGTTATGTCtgtaaatgtttttttttttttataacggGTGACAGTGAGACTTGAACATATAACTTAATTTTTCTCTAATGCCATATTGAGACTAGCTCTAATACCATATTGAATTGCGTGACCAGTTCATCTAAACTTTCTTAATTATGTCTGGAAAAACTTCTTTTCGATAATGGGTGACAGTAATACTTGAACACAAAACTTATGTCTGCTCTAATGCCGTATTGAGAATTGCGCTAATAACATATTGAATTGTGTGGCCATTTCATCTaaatttacttaattatgtctgaaaaattctttttgataatgGGTGACAGTGAGACCTGAGCGCTAGATTTATGTTTGCTCTGATGTCATATTGAAACTAGAACACAAGACGTCtgcttgctctgataccatattgAATTGTGTGATCATTTCATCTTAAGTTGTAAGGGAGAGCGtgcttttaattaaataattacttCATTGTATTTTGTCTACGACAGGGAAGTTACCTGATGTGACGTCTTTGATACCTATTAGCACCAACCCTTCTTCTGGTTTGGCTTTTGGAAGGCAAAGGGCAAAAGATCCTGGAACAGTGTTTGTTGCTGGTGCAACGGGGCAAGCTGGTATCCGCATTGCACAGACATTGCTTCGTGAAGGTTATAGTGTTAGAGCTGGAGTTTCTGACCTTGGTGCAGCACAAGAACTAGCTCGTTTAGCCGTTAGCTACAAGGTTAGATTCTTTGTCCTTGGAAATATATAACTTGTTAGAGCATCTGACATTGGTTGCAGGAATGAACTATTGACTTCTTATATGGTTTTGGATGATCAATATGAactcataagctagcttttagGTTGAATAAGGCTCAAGGTCCATTTTTCTCTAACAAAGCGATCGATTTTGTTGTGTTTCACAATATTGAGCCTGGATGTCTCCATGTTGTGTTTCACAATATGCGATTTGGATGTCCAGCCTTGCATGGGAGGGAAGAGGGAGTGCTAGAGTGTCTCACATTGGTTGAGGGAATGGGTTGTTGTATGCTTATATGGTTTCGGATAATACTCTCCTAATGAGTTAACTTTTGCAATTAAGCAAGACACAACGTCCATTTTGCTTAACAGAACTCATATTGAACTCTTTAGTGCATTCAATTTTTGTATATGGCGAAAGATTTTAATGAATGTTTTGAAAATTGGCAATGCAAGATAATTATCTCGATGGTTGTTGGCGCTATTGGAGGAGTCGTAAATCAATAATATGTAACCGCTTTGGCACTGAGTGTTCCACTGCTTAAGGAATTACGTGAGAGGATCAATGTTTGAGTAGTAGTAGGATGAAAGCAGCAAACAGTTTGTCATTATAAACTGCTCAACAATCTTGAAGGTTGCAAAAATTCAACAAAGAATTGGAATATGATTTTCTATACCATTTCTATGAGAGCAATGTATTCTACGCAAGTTTTAAGACCTAGACAATTCCCTGAATAACACTAAATGAAAAATATCTTTTGCATTGGTAATTAATCCTTGAGGACCAAATAAAACAGGATATCCTTTGATCGGAAATTAGGGGTGgtagaaaataaaatgaaataatctCATTTTTTCTGACTAAACATATCGCATCATTGCAGGTAATCTCTAACGATGAGTCGAAACGCCTGAATGCTGTTGCATCCACATTTCAAGATGAAGAATCAATTGCAAAAGCAATCGGAAATGCTAGCAAAGTTGTGGTTACTATTGGTAAGGGAGAGAACGGTCCCACGACCGAAGTCACCACAACAGATGCTGTGCAAGTTATAGAAGCTGCACAATTAGCTGGTGTCGGGCATGTAGCCATTGTCTATGATGAATCTTCTCCAGTAGGCTCTACCTACAATGTGCTCGATGGAATTACGTCTTTCTTCAACAATCTGTTCTCAAAATCTCAACCGTTGACGATAACGGAGTTTCTGCAGAAGATAGTGGAGACAGATCTAAGCTATACGCTCATAAAAACCAGCTTAACAGATGATTTCTCCCCTGAGAGCTCATACAAAATCGTCGTCTCAGCTGAAGGGAGTGCTAGTGCTGGTGCTGACGTCTATAAAGTAATGTAATGTatgaaatttcttttttgtcATGGAAATTCTAGCTAACTTTTAATGTTGAACCtgttcatattttattttagatTTAGTTACATGACACGGGCGGATGCAACTTTGGAGTATAAATTTGTGtaaaaattcacaaaaattgcaataaatattAGATATAaacccataacttttaaaatgtaATGAGTTCAATGATAAAACCTTAAAAATTGAAACCGTAGAGCTTAAGTCCTGGATCCACCTCTAACATGACATACACTTTGGTTACTGTTTCCTCTTTTTCAATCTCTACCCCACTTTATGAATTAGCATGTTATACAGATAGAATAGTCTAGTCATCACTTACAATCTCTTGTTTTATGAATCAGGTGGCGAAGTCTCAGATAGCTAAGCTAGTGGCGGATGTTTTCTCCAACACGGCGGTGGCAGAAAATAAGGTAGTTATTTCTCTCCCTCAAGTAAAGCTTCTTGTAATGCATTAGGTCGTGTAGTACAACATTACAATAACGAAAATAACTACACTTCAATCTTAAGCAAGTTGGGaagtcggctatatgaatcctcactgtCTATATCGTTCCATTTAAGGCAGTCTCAGTCCAATATGAGGAAGAGTTCAAAACCGGATGAAATTTATCAAAACCGGATGAAATCTACTTCATAGTCTACTATAAGACATACTCTTTACTGAATGGTTTATGATTTCACACAAATGAACCTTCTATAGTCTTCCATTTTGCATGAAATGGctagttcttcacttggttgAGCAACTGGAATTATTTCATTGTACAGGTTGTGGAAGTCTCTACTGATCCGACAGCAACATCAAAGACTGTGGATGAACTTTTTAGGTAAATACCTCTATACTCAATTGCTGTATTTCCAAATTTGTGTAATACTGGTGCTCGTAACAATTACTTTTCCACGAGTTTAACTTCTATATTCTAAGTCCCAAAGTGTAAAAGAATCATCAGTTCGTCTAAAAGATAACTACAGGCGTCCATAAGAAACTGTGATTAATAACGTGGAAAATAATTAGACTACTTGCTATAAAACTGGTTAaaatttactccctccgtttcaatttatgtgtcttagtttgattggGCACGAAATTTAAGTAAGTAAGTAAAGGAGACTTTTGATTCTCGCggtcttaaactaaaaatacgTGTAACGTACTAAAATGCCCGTGAATCTTGTGGTATTGAACATGTTATGTAGGATGTTGAAACTAAAgagttactaaatatataaagtgACATtctaaaaagaaagtaagacacataaattgaaatagagggagtagcATTTTTCTTACTTTGTTAGCATACATAAGTTCAATCCTCTTTCTACAAGTTCTGGCTTCTATATAATCTAAATGAGTGAACCATTATATATAGCGGCATTCCTGAGGATGGTCGGAGAAACGCTTATGCAGAAGCCCTTGAAAAATTGAAAGCTGAGGAAGAAGCTCGACGAGCAACTGAAGAAGCCAAGATACAGGAAGTAGAAGCGAAGAAGCTCGAAAAGCAAGGAGCAAAGGCTGCTAACATTGGAAAAGAACCTGAAGAGACGGCATCATCAGCTACCGGTGCAGGATTTTCATTCGAAAAGTTTAGCTCACAACTCAAATCAGCTgttgaaaagaaagaagcaaaGGGTGCTAACATTGAAAAAGAAGCTGAAGAGAAGATGTCGTCAGCTGCCGGTCCATCTGTTGAAAGCCTATTGAACCAAGTAAAAGGCTTAAGTGCAGGATTTTCAATCGAAAAATTCAGCTCACAACTCAAATCAGCTGTTGAAAAGGCCAGTGAGGAATCGGACGTGAAAGTTGCTACCGTTAGGGGGCAGGCCAAGGCCAAGAAGTTGCCTGCTCAGAAAGCAGTGGTGAAAACGCCTCCAAGGAAACCGTTTGCTTCGAAAACGAAGGAGGCCCCGGAAAAACCAGCTAAACAAACAGAGACTGCAACAGAGAAGAGGAAGATTTTCGGCGGGCTGTTTCAGCAAGAAACCATCTATGTGGATGACTGAGATGACTAAGAGAAGGCTAAatcttaattttctttatttcattttagcCCAATTATGAGGTTAAAACAATGATTTAACTGAGGCTGAGTGAGAAGCATGTAAATCCCTGCACATTTTCTGTGGATCTTAGATTGTATATTTGCCTGAAATGCAACATTTAAGGCACTTGTTCATTTTTGTTTTCGCTTCCAAATAATATTTACTCTGTTGATACATAGAATTTAAACTCATTCTAGGTAATTAGTACTCTATTTAATAAagggataattacattttttgACTGCTCTAAAACATAATAGCCGGTAAATGTATAATAAGTattaatatacatacaatatacatataaaatacataatCAGTGCAtaagttttgtatattttggctagcggCCATAATAAATTTTGGCCGGAcggaccaaaaatgaaaagtCCCTTTAATAAACAATGATTGGTAACTTAGAATTAATGGTAAGTAACCTGCTATAACAGGTTAAATTACCCTAATCAATGGTGAAGCTACATAGAGTGTATTGGTCATGCTCACGCACCCATCGTCTTTTTTcaagaatatattttttatataggaAAATAGTATTGGCATACAAATAGATTGGTCGAGCACGCTTCTATTAGCAACAAATCTAAATTAGGCAGATGAGTAGTCCTGACTTAAATTTTTTGGATACACCACTGACACTTCTGATATAAAATTATTCTCAGTAGTGTATGTAAGTTATAAATCCTATATGTTCCTGTTGGCAATAGTCCGAATTATGCTGGTTAAATTGGCAGcacatgaaattaaaaaaaaaaaaaaaaaaaaaaaaaaaaaaacctttacaAGTTCCCAAAACAGCACTGATGATAAGCATTACCCAATGCTAACAGTGTGTACTTCTTGTGCATTGGCATAAGGGCACGAGAAAAACTGAACTACTTTTACCTCACATCTCTTTTGTTACCTTTTCCCATTCAATTCAACACCTTACTATATAGTTTACACGAGAAATACAACATGTCTTATTATAAACATGCACCTTTTGTTATCCTTCAGACAAAACCCACAAAATTCTAATGTTTTTCAAGCATCTACTGATCATTACATATAATTACATCCAATACTTGCTATACTTAAAGAATCCCATTAGAAAAGTTCACACTATTTgttcaaacattttttttccttaaatttttcACATCTTTCATGGTTTCCACCAACTTGATTTCTCTTATTCGACGTAAGATTATGCAATTATCCGATGTATTAAGTGGAAAACTATGCAAATCATTGTTAATTTCAGGACTAATCCTCTATGTTATCTACATTTTGCTATCTAACCATCCATGTTGCCGCTCTATCACTATGTTCAATAACTTGATGAGGTTTCAAGTTGAAAATCAAGATGATTCTCCCACCAATATTAGCCATCTAGTATTCGGAATAACAAGCTCGTCTAGAACCTGGAAGAACAGAATATCTTACGTTGAGTCCTGGTGGAGACCAAACATAACACGAGGATTCGTGTTCCTCGAAAATTTACCAAAAGAATTGCTTCTGTGGCCTAATTCTTCTTGTCCTCCTTTTAAGGTCTCGGAAGACACCTCGAGATACAAAATTTACGATAAGCATCCGATCCAACAAACCATACGAATGGCTCGTGTTGTAGCCGAGACATTCAAGATGGAAAATAAGAGTGCAAGGTGGTATATTATGGCTGATGATGACACTGTTTTTTTCCTAGATAATTTGGTTGAGGTATTGTCTAAGTACGACCATAGGAAGTATTTTTATGTTGGGATGAATTCAGAAACTCATTCATCAAATGTTATTCACTCATTTAATATGGCTTTTGGTGGAGGTGGATATGCTTTTAGTTATGCACTTGTGGAGGCAATGGTAGAGAATTTGGACATTTGTATCAAAAGGTATACAACTTTTTATGGAGGTGACCATATTTTGCAGTCATGTGTGGCTGATTTAGGTGTCTCTCTCACTCAAGAAAAGGGCTTCCATCaggtattttaaattttatgattttttaaaagtaagatttaagttatatacaatgaTGATATAACGAATCTTTATACAATTAGTGAATGTTACTCGGTATTGATAAAAATGTTTTTATCAGGTTACTAATTAAAGCTTAGTTATTACTCAtttcatctcaatttatgtgaaggtgtttgactgcatagagtttaaaagaaaaaggaatttttttgaaacttatggtttaaaacaaactataaaaaatttcgtgattataaatcatttcgttaaggataaaatgataaattttgatgataaattttgaagttaaattattactactaatatgaaaagatgtcattctttttgtaATTGACTAAAAAGAAATAGTGCCATAAATAGAGTTTAAACTCAAGATAGATATTGCATTTGTCATATACGTATACGATGTTTGGTTgactttttctcttttccacATTAAAACATATATGGCGTTGTTAATACTTAGTATAATGTTTGGCTCATTGTTTTTCTTTCCCGTACACCCAATTCAtgtataaattatgataaaatttatatattattttatgcagggtaGAAGATGTTAaaatggaataactaatacatgaataataaaACATTTCATAACTAAACATTATATAACTAATCCCTGCCACTAAACCTTATTTAACTAATCCCTGCCACTACTAAACAATTACCATTTTCCCACTGAAATTCCTCACTAAAAAATGTTCAGTGACTATTTCCACTAATATAAATTGAATcagtgagaaaagaaaaaatagtagTGCTTTCAAAGGGAAAAATTAGGAAGTTTTCCCAGCGTTTCAGTGGGAACCTGTTTCCCACCATGTGTTTTCCTAGTTAGTTGGTTAGTGAAAGGAGGTGTAAATAACACAAATCTCCCACTGATTGTCGATAAAAAACCTTTGTTTCTAATAGCATGCGTTCCTAATAACGGCATAACTAATTTATGCATTATTAATATTTACATAATTTAACCAGCAACGTCCATGATTCTTTCATCTGGTAAATTCATATTGTATCTTTATTATTGCAGATGGACCTGCATGGTGACATATCTGGCTTTCTATCAGCACATCCACAATCTCCTTTAATTTCCCTTCACCACCTTGATTTTGTAGACCCTATATTTCCCTTAATGAACCGTGCTCAATCACTAAACCATTTCATGAAAGTTGCAAAAGGGGGTGACCAATCAAGACTCCTACAACAAAGCATTTGTTATCACAAACCCAAAAATTGGACATTTTCAATATCATGGGGTTACTCTATTCAAATTTATGAGTCCATTTTTCCTCCAAGTTTCATACAAATACCTTTACAAACTTTTATTCCATGGAGCAAAATGTTTAGACCTTTCTTTGTTATTAACACTAGGCTGCTTTCTAATAATCCTTGTGAAGCACCACATATGCTTTTCTTTGAGTCCATGAAGAAAGTGAGCGGTGGAAATTCTCATTTGCTTACAAATTATACAAGGAGATATCCGAGAAAGTTGCCTCCTTGTTCATCAAGTGGCAATCACTCTGCAAATCACATTTCAGAAATCCATGTCCTCTCTCCCATGAAGAAGCTTGATTGGGTAAGTACTGGTAATTATTTTGACAAAGTTTAAGTTCTATAAGTATTAATAACGTCGTAAAGATGTTAAAACAATCACGTTACTTATAAGCCAATAATAATAGATAAATCTATGTGATAAATATTAGTGATCGGTAACATGAGAATATAGTAAAAGATTAGCATGCTATAAT contains:
- the LOC132050431 gene encoding uncharacterized protein LOC132050431 — its product is MVSTNLISLIRRKIMQLSDVLSGKLCKSLLISGLILYVIYILLSNHPCCRSITMFNNLMRFQVENQDDSPTNISHLVFGITSSSRTWKNRISYVESWWRPNITRGFVFLENLPKELLLWPNSSCPPFKVSEDTSRYKIYDKHPIQQTIRMARVVAETFKMENKSARWYIMADDDTVFFLDNLVEVLSKYDHRKYFYVGMNSETHSSNVIHSFNMAFGGGGYAFSYALVEAMVENLDICIKRYTTFYGGDHILQSCVADLGVSLTQEKGFHQMDLHGDISGFLSAHPQSPLISLHHLDFVDPIFPLMNRAQSLNHFMKVAKGGDQSRLLQQSICYHKPKNWTFSISWGYSIQIYESIFPPSFIQIPLQTFIPWSKMFRPFFVINTRLLSNNPCEAPHMLFFESMKKVSGGNSHLLTNYTRRYPRKLPPCSSSGNHSANHISEIHVLSPMKKLDWVGSRRECCDVIYRAEMSVTEIKLRDCMLDEIIP
- the LOC132050430 gene encoding protein PLASTID TRANSCRIPTIONALLY ACTIVE 16, chloroplastic: MAPTLTSNSFLLTTPPHPRLSFKNSRFTVFAKKSGQFPSFRFGKSSADESSNEENQETTSSSDNPFKFDFGKLPDVTSLIPISTNPSSGLAFGRQRAKDPGTVFVAGATGQAGIRIAQTLLREGYSVRAGVSDLGAAQELARLAVSYKVISNDESKRLNAVASTFQDEESIAKAIGNASKVVVTIGKGENGPTTEVTTTDAVQVIEAAQLAGVGHVAIVYDESSPVGSTYNVLDGITSFFNNLFSKSQPLTITEFLQKIVETDLSYTLIKTSLTDDFSPESSYKIVVSAEGSASAGADVYKVAKSQIAKLVADVFSNTAVAENKVVEVSTDPTATSKTVDELFSGIPEDGRRNAYAEALEKLKAEEEARRATEEAKIQEVEAKKLEKQGAKAANIGKEPEETASSATGAGFSFEKFSSQLKSAVEKKEAKGANIEKEAEEKMSSAAGPSVESLLNQVKGLSAGFSIEKFSSQLKSAVEKASEESDVKVATVRGQAKAKKLPAQKAVVKTPPRKPFASKTKEAPEKPAKQTETATEKRKIFGGLFQQETIYVDD